A single window of Ananas comosus cultivar F153 linkage group 24, ASM154086v1, whole genome shotgun sequence DNA harbors:
- the LOC109728860 gene encoding uncharacterized protein LOC109728860 isoform X1 translates to MIGGHVVELEIFELLIFLCRKIVRKKDRFWIHAEELSGKFKCKYCSKVYSGGVARLKSHLSQVSGRDIETCDKVPPNVQTEAFIAICGDPSKRAKSTGSTNVNESGESIAVSGSRSFGGTNQMTMHEVYKKKNKEEVDQSLAKFFIMNNISFNVVQSESFIDLIKDVANYGSGYKVPSYSTLRTKLIPNEKKEAETYVGKVKSSWYLSGCTIMSDGWTDLKGKAFTNVIAYSPGGAIFMNSFECSKERKTAMYLKDILSSVIEDIGQDNVVQLITDNGSNFLAAGDMLLGKYPRMYKTRCAAHGLQLLLKDIYKNAEWVRIVIDEARLIENHMYKHTVLLALMREATQKELKHPCITRFASNFLVLQSLVDVENELRLFVASAEWRESNLNKNRQAKKVTELVQNNEFWNRAKEVLQALEPIVRVLRLVDGEGSTSGYLYDAMERAKEAIKCRLGNNQNKFMRIWELFDERRNGNIIHPIHAAAALLNPAYMCRERFRESREMKDGIGFMFENLILPEEKEDFLKQVQLYRSRSTLIFNSTALMMLKTSHPRVWWDYCGDPLPVLRKYAVRILSQPCSSSSCERNWSAYEAAQTKKRNRLSSEMLDNLVYTRMNILAMKKWSTLESQDLEPINLEKLHELSEYIDDGKGGDGDDGEEIEETSLTNLDLLWLNQELEFADYNY, encoded by the exons ATGATAGGCGGTCATGTGGTAGAGCTTGAAATATTtgagttattaatttttttgtgcaGAAAAATCGTTCGAAAGAAAGATAGGTTTTGGATTCATGCGGAAGAATTGAGTggaaaatttaaatgcaaatattgTTCTAAAGTGTACTCGGGTGGTGTCGCAAGACTCAAATCCCACTTATCTCAAGTTTCAGGACGTGATATTGAGACATGTGATAAAGTACCACCAAATGTACAAACAGAAGCATTCATAGCTATATGTGGAGATCCTAGTAAAAGAGCTAAGAGTACTGGAAGTACGAATGTCAATGAGTCTGGAGAGAGTATCGCAGTTTCTGGTTCTAGATCATTTGGAGGAACTAATCAAATGACAATGCATGAAGTTtacaagaaaaagaacaaagaagaaGTTGATCAGTCTCTTGCTAAGTTTTTTATAATGAATAACATTTCTTTTAATGTTGTTCAGTCAGAGTCATTCATTGACCTTATAAAAGATGTTGCAAATTATGGCTCTGGTTATAAAGTACCATCTTATTCAACACTGCGAACAAAATTGATTCCAAATGAAAAAAAGGAAGCCGAGACATATGTTGGAAAGGTGAAATCCTCATGGTATTTGAGTGGCTGCACCATTATGTCAGATGGTTGGACTGACTTGAAAGGAAAAGCATTCACTAATGTTATTGCCTATTCACCTGGAGGTGCGATTTTTATGAACTCTTTTGAATGCTCCAAGGAGAGAAAAACTGCTATGTATCTTAAAGATATTTTATCATCTGTAATTGAAGATATTGGGCAAGATAATGTTGTCCAACTAATCACTGACAATGGTAGTAATTTTCTAGCAGCAGGCGATATGCTTTTGGGAAAGTATCCAAGAATGTACAAGACACGATGTGCGGCACATGGCTTACAATTGCTcttaaaagatatatataagaatGCTGAATGGGTACGAATTGTGATTGATGAGGCGAGGTTGATTGAAAATCATATGTACAAGCACACCGTTCTCTTGGCATTGATGCGAGAAGCTACTCAGAAAGAATTAAAGCATCCTTGTATTACAAGATTTGCTTCAAATTTTCTTGTGCTGCAATCACTTGTGGATGTTGAGAATGAATTAAGGCTTTTTGTTGCTTCTGCTGAATGGAGAGAAAGTAACTTAAACAAGAATCGGCAAGCAAAAAAAGTAACTGAGTTAGTCCAAAATAATGAATTTTGGAATAGAGCAAAGGAGGTCCTACAAGCTTTAGAGCCTATTGTTCGAGTCCTACGTTTAGTTGATGGTGAGGGATCTACTTCTGGATACTTATATGATGCTATGGAAAGAGCCAAAGAAGCAATCAAGTGTCGCTTGGgtaataatcaaaataaattcaTGCGCATATGGGAGTTATTTGATGAAAGAAGAAATGGAAATATTATACATCCTATACATGCAGCTGCAGCTCTTCTGAATCCAGCTTATATGTGTCGTGAAAGGTTTAGAGAGAGTCGAGAGATGAAAGATGGCATAGGTTTCATGTTTGAGAATTTAATTCTTCCCGAGGAGAAAGaagattttttaaaacaagTACAACTTTATCgttctagatcaactttaattttCAATTCTACGGCGTTGATGATGTTAAAAACCTCACATCCTC GAGTTTGGTGGGATTATTGTGGTGATCCACTTCCAGTGCTAAGAAAATATGCAGTTCGTATTTTAAGCCAACCATGTAGTTCTTCATCTTGTGAGAGAAATTGGAGTGCCTATGAAGCagcacaaacaaaaaaaagaaacagattATCTTCGGAAATGTTAGATAATCTTGTTTATACTAGAATGAATATATTAGCAATGAAAAAATGGTCAACTTTGGAATCACAAGATTTGGAGCCtattaatttagaaaaactTCATGAACTTTCGGAGTATATAGATGATGGAAAAGGCGGAGATGGAGACGACGGCGAAGAAATTGAAGAAACTTCATTAACTAACCTCGACCTTTTGTGGTTAAATCAAGAGTTGGAGTTCGCTGATTATAATTACTAA
- the LOC109728813 gene encoding B3 domain-containing protein Os02g0683500-like, with product MQQMELHLGTTMDDGCNYSKKEKGEEEQQQQEQHQDPNDPTQEDHLLTFASSSSSSSCSSSNLILEHMFDKVVTPSDVGKLNRLVIPKQFAEKYFPLKPSAAAKGVQLTFEDRAAGKPWEFRYSYWSSSQSYVMTRGWSRFVREKRLRTGDTVSFSRARGRLFIDWRRLPRPTTIAAVLRSPTNPGSGGARVLSFQSVLTPPILRWGAEPIVVDLVHRVVDRPPEAKRFRLFGVDVECVGAGEPAIYDMTQRFYM from the coding sequence ATGCAACAAATGGAGCTTCACCTAGGAACAACAATGGATGATGGATGCAACTACtccaagaaagaaaaaggagaagaagaacaacaacaacaagaacaacACCAAGATCCGAATGATCCAACCCAGGAGGACCATCTCCTCACCTtcgcttcctcttcctcttcctcttcctgtTCCTCCTCCAATCTCATCCTCGAGCACATGTTCGACAAGGTCGTGACGCCGAGCGACGTCGGGAAGCTGAACCGGCTGGTGATCCCCAAGCAGTTCGCAGAGAAGTACTTCCCCCTGAAGCCGTCTGCGGCCGCGAAGGGGGTGCAGCTGACGTTCGAGGaccgcgccgccgggaagccGTGGGAGTTCCGATACTCCTACTGGAGCAGCAGCCAGAGCTACGTGATGACGCGGGGCTGGAGCCGCTTCGTCAGGGAGAAGCGGCTCCGCACGGGGGACACCGTCTCCTTCTCCCGCGCCCGCGGCCGCCTCTTCATCGACTGGCGCCGCCTGCCCAGGCCCACTACCATAGCAGCAGTGCTCCGATCTCCGACGAACCCCGGCAGTGGTGGCGCCCGTGTTTTGAGTTTCCAGTCCGTTCTCACCCCGCCGATCCTCCGTTGGGGGGCCGAGCCGATCGTCGTGGACTTGGTCCACCGTGTGGTCGATAGGCCGCCCGAGGCGAAGCGTTTCCGGCTCTTCGGGGTGGACGTGGAGTGCGTCGGCGCCGGAGAACCCGCAATATATGACATGACCCAAAGGTTTTATATGTAG
- the LOC109728860 gene encoding uncharacterized protein LOC109728860 isoform X2, with the protein MIGGHVVELEIFELLIFLCRKIVRKKDRFWIHAEELSGKFKCKYCSKVYSGGVARLKSHLSQVSGRDIETCDKVPPNVQTEAFIAICGDPSKRAKSTGSTNVNESGESIAVSGSRSFGGTNQMTMHEVYKKKNKEEVDQSLAKFFIMNNISFNVVQSESFIDLIKDVANYGSGYKVPSYSTLRTKLIPNEKKEAETYVGKVKSSWYLSGCTIMSDGWTDLKGKAFTNVIAYSPGAGDMLLGKYPRMYKTRCAAHGLQLLLKDIYKNAEWVRIVIDEARLIENHMYKHTVLLALMREATQKELKHPCITRFASNFLVLQSLVDVENELRLFVASAEWRESNLNKNRQAKKVTELVQNNEFWNRAKEVLQALEPIVRVLRLVDGEGSTSGYLYDAMERAKEAIKCRLGNNQNKFMRIWELFDERRNGNIIHPIHAAAALLNPAYMCRERFRESREMKDGIGFMFENLILPEEKEDFLKQVQLYRSRSTLIFNSTALMMLKTSHPRVWWDYCGDPLPVLRKYAVRILSQPCSSSSCERNWSAYEAAQTKKRNRLSSEMLDNLVYTRMNILAMKKWSTLESQDLEPINLEKLHELSEYIDDGKGGDGDDGEEIEETSLTNLDLLWLNQELEFADYNY; encoded by the exons ATGATAGGCGGTCATGTGGTAGAGCTTGAAATATTtgagttattaatttttttgtgcaGAAAAATCGTTCGAAAGAAAGATAGGTTTTGGATTCATGCGGAAGAATTGAGTggaaaatttaaatgcaaatattgTTCTAAAGTGTACTCGGGTGGTGTCGCAAGACTCAAATCCCACTTATCTCAAGTTTCAGGACGTGATATTGAGACATGTGATAAAGTACCACCAAATGTACAAACAGAAGCATTCATAGCTATATGTGGAGATCCTAGTAAAAGAGCTAAGAGTACTGGAAGTACGAATGTCAATGAGTCTGGAGAGAGTATCGCAGTTTCTGGTTCTAGATCATTTGGAGGAACTAATCAAATGACAATGCATGAAGTTtacaagaaaaagaacaaagaagaaGTTGATCAGTCTCTTGCTAAGTTTTTTATAATGAATAACATTTCTTTTAATGTTGTTCAGTCAGAGTCATTCATTGACCTTATAAAAGATGTTGCAAATTATGGCTCTGGTTATAAAGTACCATCTTATTCAACACTGCGAACAAAATTGATTCCAAATGAAAAAAAGGAAGCCGAGACATATGTTGGAAAGGTGAAATCCTCATGGTATTTGAGTGGCTGCACCATTATGTCAGATGGTTGGACTGACTTGAAAGGAAAAGCATTCACTAATGTTATTGCCTATTCACCTGGAG CAGGCGATATGCTTTTGGGAAAGTATCCAAGAATGTACAAGACACGATGTGCGGCACATGGCTTACAATTGCTcttaaaagatatatataagaatGCTGAATGGGTACGAATTGTGATTGATGAGGCGAGGTTGATTGAAAATCATATGTACAAGCACACCGTTCTCTTGGCATTGATGCGAGAAGCTACTCAGAAAGAATTAAAGCATCCTTGTATTACAAGATTTGCTTCAAATTTTCTTGTGCTGCAATCACTTGTGGATGTTGAGAATGAATTAAGGCTTTTTGTTGCTTCTGCTGAATGGAGAGAAAGTAACTTAAACAAGAATCGGCAAGCAAAAAAAGTAACTGAGTTAGTCCAAAATAATGAATTTTGGAATAGAGCAAAGGAGGTCCTACAAGCTTTAGAGCCTATTGTTCGAGTCCTACGTTTAGTTGATGGTGAGGGATCTACTTCTGGATACTTATATGATGCTATGGAAAGAGCCAAAGAAGCAATCAAGTGTCGCTTGGgtaataatcaaaataaattcaTGCGCATATGGGAGTTATTTGATGAAAGAAGAAATGGAAATATTATACATCCTATACATGCAGCTGCAGCTCTTCTGAATCCAGCTTATATGTGTCGTGAAAGGTTTAGAGAGAGTCGAGAGATGAAAGATGGCATAGGTTTCATGTTTGAGAATTTAATTCTTCCCGAGGAGAAAGaagattttttaaaacaagTACAACTTTATCgttctagatcaactttaattttCAATTCTACGGCGTTGATGATGTTAAAAACCTCACATCCTC GAGTTTGGTGGGATTATTGTGGTGATCCACTTCCAGTGCTAAGAAAATATGCAGTTCGTATTTTAAGCCAACCATGTAGTTCTTCATCTTGTGAGAGAAATTGGAGTGCCTATGAAGCagcacaaacaaaaaaaagaaacagattATCTTCGGAAATGTTAGATAATCTTGTTTATACTAGAATGAATATATTAGCAATGAAAAAATGGTCAACTTTGGAATCACAAGATTTGGAGCCtattaatttagaaaaactTCATGAACTTTCGGAGTATATAGATGATGGAAAAGGCGGAGATGGAGACGACGGCGAAGAAATTGAAGAAACTTCATTAACTAACCTCGACCTTTTGTGGTTAAATCAAGAGTTGGAGTTCGCTGATTATAATTACTAA